A window of Haliscomenobacter hydrossis DSM 1100 contains these coding sequences:
- a CDS encoding carboxy terminal-processing peptidase: MKFRGSIFLSVVVAGFLLVAFYPRRAAESAEKDAVLMKLIVSFLDELHFDPKKMDDGFSEKFYTLYLESLDPSKRFLTQEDVKKLDAYRLKLDEAINSGNADFFDLSVSLVESSALKAQGYYREILAQPFDFTANESFETDPEKRVYAKTDAELKEVWRKILKYETLARIMDKEEGLKSAKAGEEAPASTPQLIEEEARKAVLKAYDDIFSRMMKTKRSDRLSLYLNSFTHLYDPHTDFLEPADKQDFDLNISGRLEGIGARLQNVGDYTKVSEVVVGGPAWKGKELQENDLILKAAQGDAGEWVDFTGMLTNEVVTHVRGKKGTKVRLMVKKVDGTTKEISIIRDVVEFEESYVKSLILDGVAPEEKIGYVYLPKFYADFQRADGRFSAPDVAKELEKLKAENVKGIVIDLRNNGGGSLNDVVKMSGFFIESGPIVQVKSRSAQPEVNYDRNPAVQYAGPLVIMVNSFSASASEILAAALQDYGRAVIVGSKSTYGKGTVQRVFNLDQAISGYDELKPLGDIKITLQKFYRINGGSTQLRGVTPDIILPDTYHYLPVGEREEDYPLNWTEIPAVSYSQNAYKIKNLEEVKRRSKARLEQDPGFQKILSHAKYIEAERKNSAVMLNIDQFRKDEAAEEKLSADFRNAFKDVVNKGARNISVDVKRMETTPDNEKTLARNKDFVEGVSKDIYIRETLRIMHDLIEQN, translated from the coding sequence ATGAAGTTTAGAGGATCAATATTTTTATCCGTAGTGGTAGCCGGTTTTTTGCTGGTCGCCTTCTACCCACGTAGAGCAGCAGAGTCAGCAGAGAAAGATGCTGTGCTGATGAAGTTGATTGTCTCGTTTTTGGACGAACTTCATTTCGATCCAAAAAAGATGGATGATGGCTTCTCTGAAAAATTTTATACCCTGTACCTGGAGTCACTTGACCCAAGTAAACGTTTCCTGACTCAGGAGGATGTCAAAAAGCTTGATGCTTATCGCCTCAAACTGGACGAGGCCATCAATAGCGGTAACGCTGATTTTTTTGACCTTTCCGTTAGTTTGGTAGAAAGTTCTGCCCTGAAAGCCCAAGGCTATTACCGCGAAATTTTGGCTCAACCTTTTGATTTTACAGCCAATGAGTCCTTCGAAACTGATCCGGAAAAACGGGTTTATGCGAAGACTGATGCCGAATTAAAAGAAGTATGGCGTAAAATCCTTAAGTACGAAACCCTCGCGCGCATCATGGATAAAGAGGAGGGACTCAAATCTGCCAAAGCAGGCGAAGAAGCCCCGGCTAGTACGCCACAATTAATTGAAGAGGAGGCACGTAAGGCGGTGCTCAAAGCTTATGACGATATTTTTTCACGCATGATGAAAACCAAACGGTCTGATCGCTTGAGCCTTTACCTGAATAGTTTTACGCACTTGTACGATCCTCATACCGATTTTCTTGAACCTGCGGACAAACAGGATTTCGACCTCAATATCTCTGGTCGTTTGGAAGGAATTGGTGCCCGGCTACAAAATGTAGGCGACTACACCAAGGTATCGGAAGTCGTTGTAGGCGGGCCAGCGTGGAAAGGCAAAGAGCTCCAGGAAAACGATTTGATCCTGAAGGCTGCCCAGGGTGATGCCGGAGAATGGGTTGACTTCACGGGTATGCTTACCAATGAAGTAGTGACCCATGTACGGGGAAAAAAGGGCACCAAAGTGCGCTTGATGGTCAAAAAAGTGGATGGAACCACCAAGGAAATCAGCATCATTCGCGATGTGGTTGAGTTTGAAGAGAGTTATGTAAAATCGCTGATCCTGGATGGAGTCGCTCCGGAGGAAAAAATTGGCTACGTGTATTTGCCCAAGTTTTATGCCGATTTCCAACGGGCAGATGGGCGTTTTAGCGCACCGGATGTGGCCAAAGAATTGGAGAAGCTCAAGGCTGAAAATGTCAAGGGAATTGTCATCGACTTGCGCAACAACGGGGGGGGCTCCTTGAATGACGTCGTAAAAATGTCGGGCTTCTTTATCGAAAGTGGTCCAATTGTTCAGGTCAAAAGTCGGTCGGCACAACCCGAAGTAAACTACGACCGCAATCCAGCGGTACAATACGCCGGTCCACTAGTGATTATGGTTAACTCTTTCTCGGCTTCGGCCTCCGAAATCCTGGCTGCAGCTTTGCAAGACTATGGACGTGCCGTAATAGTTGGCAGTAAGTCTACCTATGGCAAAGGAACCGTACAGCGCGTATTCAACCTGGATCAAGCCATCAGTGGGTACGATGAATTAAAGCCGCTGGGCGACATCAAAATTACGCTCCAAAAATTTTATCGCATCAATGGTGGATCAACCCAGTTGCGCGGTGTAACGCCCGACATCATTCTTCCTGATACTTACCACTACTTGCCCGTAGGTGAGCGCGAGGAAGATTACCCATTGAACTGGACCGAAATTCCTGCGGTATCTTATAGTCAAAACGCCTATAAAATCAAAAACCTGGAAGAAGTGAAGCGGCGGAGTAAAGCACGTTTAGAGCAAGATCCAGGCTTCCAGAAAATTTTGAGCCACGCAAAATACATCGAGGCTGAGCGCAAAAACTCGGCAGTGATGCTCAATATTGATCAATTCCGCAAGGATGAAGCCGCAGAGGAAAAACTTTCTGCTGATTTCCGCAACGCCTTTAAGGATGTGGTCAACAAAGGGGCGCGTAACATCAGCGTAGACGTAAAAAGGATGGAAACCACCCCTGACAATGAAAAAACCTTGGCCAGGAACAAAGATTTTGTCGAGGGTGTGTCGAAAGACATTTACATTCGGGAAACCTTGCGCATCATGCACGATTTGATTGAGCAGAATTAA
- a CDS encoding tocopherol cyclase family protein, with the protein MQNQFLRWRALWRPEMYHGWGRTKNYFEGWYFKLVDPSGKYVFAVIPGVSYGQDGQAHAFIQVLDGIHCKAYYHQFPIEAFQPSATKFEVQLAHNFFSAPKITLDLPQLKGSLILTQQHPWPKMLGAPGIMGWFSFVPFMECYHGVVSLHHTLQGILEVDGTAVDFSGGIGYIEKDWGVSFPKSWIWMQSNHFSADKPMSLMASVAHIPWLGSHFIGYIVGFLWEGKLYRFATYTGAKMKVELGERQVKLTFFDRHHRLEITAHPAPGANLLSPIGGQMTGKVNESMQAVLETAFYQGNTLLFEGKGINAGLELAGPVEALAGKSR; encoded by the coding sequence ATGCAAAATCAATTCTTACGCTGGCGCGCCTTATGGCGTCCGGAAATGTATCACGGTTGGGGGCGGACAAAAAACTACTTCGAAGGTTGGTACTTCAAACTGGTCGACCCAAGTGGAAAGTATGTTTTTGCGGTCATCCCTGGAGTCAGTTATGGCCAGGATGGCCAGGCCCATGCGTTTATCCAGGTTTTGGACGGTATACATTGTAAAGCCTATTACCATCAGTTTCCGATTGAGGCGTTTCAACCAAGTGCTACAAAGTTTGAAGTACAATTGGCGCATAATTTTTTTTCCGCCCCAAAAATCACGCTCGATCTGCCCCAACTCAAAGGCAGCCTGATCCTGACGCAACAACATCCCTGGCCCAAAATGCTGGGGGCACCGGGTATCATGGGCTGGTTCAGTTTTGTGCCTTTTATGGAGTGTTACCACGGGGTGGTCAGTTTGCACCACACTTTACAGGGAATACTGGAAGTTGATGGTACCGCCGTTGATTTCAGCGGGGGAATTGGGTACATTGAAAAGGACTGGGGGGTATCTTTTCCCAAGTCCTGGATTTGGATGCAAAGCAACCATTTTTCCGCAGATAAGCCTATGTCTTTGATGGCTTCTGTGGCACATATTCCCTGGTTGGGCAGCCACTTCATCGGGTACATTGTCGGTTTTTTATGGGAGGGCAAATTGTACCGTTTTGCTACCTACACGGGTGCAAAGATGAAGGTTGAGCTGGGCGAGCGTCAGGTTAAACTCACTTTTTTCGATCGCCACCATCGCCTGGAAATTACCGCTCATCCTGCACCGGGGGCAAATTTGCTTTCCCCAATTGGTGGCCAGATGACTGGGAAGGTCAATGAAAGTATGCAAGCGGTGTTGGAAACTGCGTTTTACCAAGGAAATACTTTGCTGTTTGAAGGCAAGGGCATCAATGCCGGGCTGGAATTAGCAGGCCCGGTTGAGGCGTTGGCGGGGAAAAGTAGATAA